In the Acidovorax sp. A79 genome, one interval contains:
- a CDS encoding tripartite tricarboxylate transporter substrate-binding protein yields the protein MKKMLKLALIAAAAATAFGASAQEFPAKDKTITIVVPYAAGGPTDRVARDLAEAIRKPLGGISVVVDNSAGAGSTIGSAKVARAAPDGYTLLLNHVSMATMPTMYRKLAFNVANDFEYLGIINDVPMTLIARPSMPANNYKELAGWLQQNKGKINLGNAGQGSASHLCGLIFQSAVQVDMTAVPYKGTAPAITDLIGGQIDLLCDQTTNTTSQIEAKKVKAYAVTTSKRLTTPTLKDLPTLAESGVKDFNVTIWHGLYAPKGTPAPVLTKINEALKVALKDPEFIKKQEGLGAVVATDKRVEPAEHKKFVLSETEKFGAAIKAAGSYAD from the coding sequence ATGAAAAAGATGCTGAAACTCGCACTGATCGCTGCCGCCGCAGCCACCGCTTTCGGCGCCAGCGCCCAGGAGTTCCCCGCCAAGGACAAGACGATCACGATCGTGGTCCCCTACGCCGCGGGCGGCCCCACCGACCGCGTGGCGCGCGACCTGGCCGAAGCCATCCGCAAGCCCCTGGGCGGCATCAGCGTGGTGGTGGACAACTCCGCCGGCGCGGGCAGCACCATCGGCTCCGCCAAGGTGGCGCGGGCCGCACCCGATGGCTACACCCTGCTGCTGAACCACGTGAGCATGGCCACCATGCCCACCATGTACCGCAAGCTGGCCTTCAACGTGGCCAATGACTTCGAGTACCTGGGCATCATCAACGACGTGCCCATGACGCTCATCGCGCGTCCCTCGATGCCCGCGAACAACTACAAGGAACTGGCTGGCTGGCTGCAGCAGAACAAGGGCAAGATCAACCTGGGCAATGCAGGCCAGGGCTCGGCCTCGCACCTGTGCGGCCTGATCTTCCAGAGCGCCGTGCAGGTCGACATGACGGCTGTGCCCTACAAGGGCACCGCGCCCGCCATCACCGACCTGATCGGCGGCCAGATCGACCTGCTGTGCGACCAGACGACCAACACCACCTCGCAGATCGAGGCCAAGAAGGTCAAGGCCTACGCCGTGACCACCTCCAAGCGCCTGACGACGCCCACCCTCAAGGACCTGCCCACGCTGGCCGAATCCGGCGTGAAGGACTTCAACGTGACCATCTGGCACGGCCTGTACGCGCCCAAGGGCACGCCCGCACCGGTGCTGACCAAGATCAACGAAGCCCTCAAGGTGGCCCTGAAGGACCCTGAGTTCATCAAGAAGCAGGAAGGCCTGGGCGCTGTGGTGGCCACCGACAAGCGCGTCGAACCCGCCGAGCACAAGAAGTTCGTGCTGTCCGAAACCGAGAAATTCGGCGCCGCCATCAAGGCCGCGGGCTCCTACGCGGACTGA
- a CDS encoding class I SAM-dependent methyltransferase produces MKHLLHTLEGRLAALPVPMAVQLPAGQQLGASEPAVTLRFRDRMALVALAMGEIGNVGAAIVEGRVALEGGMRDLMAAAAGLLTRDPAREQHSGWWRRVLARARSMAAHTVARDARQVQFHYDLSDDFYALWLDPRRVYSCAYFRDAGMSLAQAQEAKLDHICRKLRLAPGERFLDIGAGWGGLLLWAAEHYGVDATGITLSRNQHAHVQQLIEARGLQGRVRMQLCDYRELQADRPFDKVASVGMFEHVGRAQMERYFATVARLLRPGGLLMNHGITAGAVDNAQLGAGMGDFIEQYIFPGGELIHVSAVLHDMARAGLEMVDTENLRPHYARTLWAWSDGLEARLPAAREVLAAQSGAEQGDKVLRAYRLYLAGSALGFERGWMALHQMLATKPDGQMAAGALAGAQSDYPFTRDYMYNR; encoded by the coding sequence ATGAAGCACTTGCTGCACACCCTGGAGGGGCGGCTGGCTGCGTTGCCAGTGCCCATGGCCGTCCAGCTGCCCGCCGGGCAGCAGCTGGGCGCGTCCGAGCCCGCCGTCACGCTGCGGTTTCGCGACCGCATGGCGCTGGTGGCCCTGGCGATGGGCGAGATCGGCAACGTGGGCGCGGCCATCGTCGAGGGCCGCGTGGCGCTGGAGGGCGGCATGCGCGACCTGATGGCCGCCGCGGCGGGCCTGCTCACCCGCGACCCGGCCCGCGAGCAGCACAGCGGCTGGTGGCGCCGGGTGCTGGCGCGGGCACGGTCCATGGCGGCGCACACGGTGGCCCGCGATGCCCGCCAGGTGCAGTTCCACTATGACCTCTCGGACGACTTCTATGCGCTCTGGCTCGACCCGCGGCGCGTCTATTCGTGCGCCTATTTCCGGGATGCGGGCATGTCGCTGGCCCAGGCCCAGGAGGCCAAGCTGGACCACATCTGCCGCAAGCTGCGCCTGGCGCCCGGCGAGCGGTTCCTGGACATCGGCGCCGGCTGGGGCGGCCTGCTGCTGTGGGCAGCGGAGCACTACGGCGTGGATGCCACGGGCATCACGCTGTCGCGCAACCAGCACGCGCATGTGCAGCAGCTCATCGAGGCGCGGGGGCTGCAGGGCCGTGTGCGGATGCAGCTGTGCGACTACCGCGAGCTGCAGGCGGACCGGCCCTTCGACAAGGTGGCGTCCGTGGGCATGTTCGAGCATGTGGGCCGCGCGCAGATGGAACGCTACTTTGCCACCGTGGCCCGGCTGCTGCGCCCGGGGGGCCTGCTGATGAACCACGGCATCACGGCGGGCGCGGTGGACAACGCGCAGCTCGGCGCGGGCATGGGCGACTTCATCGAGCAGTACATCTTCCCCGGGGGGGAGCTGATCCACGTGAGCGCCGTGCTGCACGACATGGCCCGGGCGGGCCTGGAAATGGTGGACACCGAGAACCTGCGCCCCCACTACGCGCGCACCCTGTGGGCGTGGTCCGACGGGCTGGAGGCCCGCCTGCCCGCGGCGCGCGAGGTGCTGGCCGCGCAGTCCGGCGCCGAGCAGGGCGACAAGGTGCTGCGTGCCTACCGCCTGTACCTGGCGGGCAGCGCGCTGGGGTTCGAGCGCGGCTGGATGGCGCTGCACCAGATGCTGGCCACGAAGCCCGACGGCCAGATGGCGGCCGGGGCCCTGGCCGGCGCACAATCGGACTATCCGTTCACGCGCGACTACATGTACAACCGCTGA
- a CDS encoding bifunctional salicylyl-CoA 5-hydroxylase/oxidoreductase, with product MNILCIGGGPAGLYFALLMKQQNPAHRVTVVERNRPFDTFGWGVVLSDQTLENLRAADGPTAALIGDAFNHWDDIEVFFKGRSVRSSGHGFCGIGRKRLLNILQDRCLAVGVELVFETDVADDQALAAQYQADLVIASDGLNSRIRTRYAATYQPDIDLRQCRFVWLGTHKKLDAFTFAFEQTEHGWFQAHAYQFDADTSTFIIETPEAVWKAHGLDQMEQPEAIAFCEKLFAKYLDGNALISNATHLRGSANWIRFPRVICNTWVHRETIGGKRVPIVLMGDAAHTAHFSIGSGTKLALEDAIDLANEFSTGLPIDEVLTHYEARRSVEVLKIQNAARNSTEWFENVGRYTGMEVEQFAYSLLTRSQRISHENLRLRDAAWLEGYEAWLAGGKAAIPPMLTPFTLNGLTLKNRIVVSPMATYSAVDGVPQDFHLVHLGARALGGAALVMVEMTSPTPEGRITPACTGLWNDAQQAAFTRIVHFVHGSSTAKIGLQLGHSGPKGSTRVGWEGTDEPLPHGNWPLLAASALAYGEQNQAPAAMTRADMDRMTAAFVDSARRAVACGFDWLELHCAHGYLLASFISPITNQRTDEYGGSLQGRCRYPLEVFAAVRAVWPADKPMSVRISAHDWAPGGTTPDDAVEIARLFQAAGADLIDVSSGQTTRAARPVYGRMYQTPFADRIRNEVGIATMAVGAITEADHANSIIAAGRADLCAIARPHLADPAWTLHAAAQLSPVAAAHTDWPVQYASGRDQMLREISKQKQLAALANQAQAATKSRAPEEEG from the coding sequence ATGAACATCCTCTGCATTGGCGGCGGGCCCGCAGGCCTCTATTTCGCACTGCTCATGAAGCAGCAAAACCCTGCCCACCGGGTCACGGTGGTCGAGCGCAACCGGCCGTTCGACACCTTTGGCTGGGGCGTGGTGCTGTCGGACCAGACGCTCGAGAACCTGCGCGCGGCCGACGGACCGACGGCCGCGCTGATCGGCGATGCGTTCAACCACTGGGACGACATCGAGGTGTTCTTCAAGGGCCGCAGCGTGCGCTCCTCGGGCCACGGCTTTTGCGGCATCGGGCGCAAGCGGCTGCTCAACATCCTGCAGGACCGCTGCCTCGCGGTCGGCGTGGAGCTGGTGTTCGAGACCGACGTGGCCGACGACCAGGCGCTGGCCGCCCAGTACCAGGCCGACCTGGTGATCGCCAGCGATGGCCTCAACAGCCGCATCCGCACCCGCTACGCCGCCACCTACCAGCCCGACATCGACCTGCGCCAGTGCCGCTTCGTCTGGCTGGGCACTCACAAAAAACTCGATGCTTTTACGTTTGCTTTCGAGCAGACCGAGCACGGCTGGTTCCAGGCGCACGCCTACCAGTTCGACGCCGACACCTCCACCTTCATCATCGAGACGCCCGAGGCCGTGTGGAAGGCCCACGGCCTGGACCAGATGGAACAGCCCGAGGCGATTGCATTCTGCGAGAAGCTGTTTGCCAAATACCTGGACGGCAACGCGCTCATCAGCAACGCTACGCACCTGCGCGGCTCGGCCAACTGGATCCGCTTCCCGCGCGTGATCTGCAACACCTGGGTGCACCGCGAGACCATCGGCGGCAAGCGCGTGCCCATCGTGCTGATGGGCGACGCGGCGCACACCGCGCATTTCTCCATCGGCAGCGGCACCAAGCTCGCGCTGGAAGACGCGATTGACCTGGCGAACGAATTTTCGACGGGCCTGCCTATCGATGAGGTGCTCACCCACTACGAGGCGCGCCGCAGCGTCGAGGTGCTCAAGATCCAGAACGCCGCGCGCAACTCCACCGAGTGGTTCGAGAACGTGGGCCGCTACACCGGCATGGAGGTGGAGCAGTTCGCGTACTCGCTGCTCACGCGCAGCCAGCGCATCAGCCACGAGAACCTGCGGCTGCGCGATGCAGCATGGCTGGAGGGCTACGAGGCGTGGTTGGCAGGCGGCAAAGCTGCTATTCCCCCCATGCTCACACCGTTCACGCTCAACGGCCTCACGCTCAAGAACCGCATCGTCGTCTCGCCCATGGCCACCTACAGCGCGGTCGATGGCGTGCCGCAGGACTTCCACCTGGTGCACCTGGGCGCGCGCGCACTCGGCGGCGCGGCGCTGGTGATGGTGGAGATGACCAGCCCCACGCCCGAGGGCCGCATCACCCCCGCCTGCACCGGGCTGTGGAACGACGCGCAGCAGGCCGCGTTCACGCGCATCGTGCACTTCGTGCACGGCAGCAGCACCGCCAAGATCGGCCTGCAGCTGGGCCACAGCGGCCCCAAGGGCTCCACGCGCGTGGGGTGGGAGGGCACGGACGAGCCGCTGCCCCACGGCAACTGGCCGCTGCTGGCGGCCAGCGCGCTGGCCTACGGCGAGCAGAACCAGGCGCCCGCCGCCATGACCCGCGCCGACATGGACCGGATGACCGCCGCCTTCGTGGACAGCGCCCGCCGCGCCGTGGCCTGCGGCTTCGACTGGCTGGAGCTGCACTGCGCGCACGGCTACCTGCTGGCCAGCTTCATCAGCCCCATCACCAACCAGCGCACGGATGAGTACGGCGGTAGCCTGCAGGGCCGCTGCCGCTACCCGCTCGAAGTGTTCGCCGCCGTGCGCGCCGTGTGGCCGGCCGACAAACCCATGAGCGTGCGCATCTCGGCCCACGACTGGGCGCCGGGCGGCACCACGCCGGACGACGCGGTGGAGATCGCGCGCCTGTTCCAGGCGGCCGGCGCCGACCTGATCGACGTGTCGTCCGGCCAGACCACCCGCGCCGCCAGGCCGGTGTACGGCCGCATGTACCAGACCCCGTTCGCCGACCGCATCCGCAACGAGGTGGGCATCGCCACCATGGCCGTGGGCGCGATCACCGAGGCCGACCACGCCAACAGCATCATTGCCGCAGGCCGTGCGGACCTGTGCGCCATTGCCCGCCCGCACCTGGCCGACCCGGCCTGGACGCTGCACGCGGCCGCGCAGCTGAGCCCCGTGGCCGCCGCGCACACCGACTGGCCCGTGCAGTACGCCAGCGGCCGCGACCAGATGCTGCGCGAGATTTCCAAGCAAAAACAGCTTGCAGCGCTTGCCAATCAAGCGCAGGCAGCTACCAAAAGCAGAGCACCCGAGGAAGAAGGCTAG
- a CDS encoding phenylacetate--CoA ligase family protein yields the protein MSTFYDALETRSPAEREAALMAALPRQIAHAQKASPAFAGILAGVDAAAVTSRAALAQLPVTRKYELLERQQADRAANVFGGFSALGFGPGMTRVFASPGTIYEPEGTRRDYWRMARAIHAVGFRSGELIHNSFSYHFVPAGSMMETGAHALGCTVFPGGTGQTEQQVQAMAELRPAGYIGTPSFLKIIVEKAAEMGIALPSVTKALVSGEAFPPSLRDWFAERGISGYQCYATADLGLIAYETSAREGLVLDEGVIVEIVRPGTGDPVPEGEVGELVVTTLNPDYPLIRFGTGDLSAVLPGDCPTGRTNTRIKGWMGRADQTTKVRGMFVHPGQVATIARRFPQVLRARLVVSGEMANDQMVLQVETSETAEGLARQLGDAIREVTKLRGDVQMVAPGTLPNDGKVIEDARSYK from the coding sequence ATGAGCACGTTCTATGACGCCCTGGAAACCCGCAGCCCCGCAGAGCGCGAAGCGGCCCTGATGGCCGCGCTGCCGCGGCAGATCGCCCATGCCCAGAAGGCATCGCCCGCGTTTGCCGGCATCCTGGCGGGCGTGGATGCCGCCGCCGTCACCAGCCGCGCTGCGCTGGCGCAGCTGCCCGTCACGCGCAAGTACGAGCTGCTGGAGCGCCAGCAGGCGGACCGCGCCGCCAACGTGTTCGGCGGGTTCAGCGCGCTGGGCTTTGGCCCCGGCATGACCCGCGTATTCGCCAGCCCCGGCACCATCTACGAGCCCGAGGGCACGCGCCGCGACTACTGGCGCATGGCGCGGGCCATCCATGCCGTGGGTTTTCGCAGCGGCGAGCTGATCCACAACAGCTTCAGCTACCACTTCGTGCCCGCGGGCTCGATGATGGAAACCGGCGCCCATGCGCTGGGCTGCACCGTGTTTCCGGGCGGCACGGGGCAGACCGAGCAGCAGGTGCAGGCCATGGCCGAACTGCGGCCAGCGGGCTACATCGGCACCCCCAGCTTCCTCAAGATCATTGTCGAGAAGGCCGCGGAAATGGGCATCGCGCTGCCCAGCGTGACCAAGGCGCTGGTCTCGGGCGAGGCGTTCCCCCCCTCGCTGCGCGACTGGTTCGCCGAGCGCGGCATCAGCGGCTACCAGTGCTACGCCACGGCCGACCTGGGGCTGATCGCCTACGAGACCAGCGCGCGCGAGGGCCTGGTGCTCGATGAAGGCGTGATCGTGGAGATCGTGCGCCCCGGCACCGGCGACCCCGTGCCCGAGGGCGAGGTGGGCGAGCTGGTCGTCACCACGCTCAACCCCGACTACCCGCTGATCCGCTTTGGCACCGGCGACCTGTCGGCCGTGCTGCCCGGCGACTGCCCCACGGGCCGGACCAACACCCGCATCAAGGGCTGGATGGGCCGCGCCGACCAGACCACCAAGGTGCGCGGCATGTTCGTGCACCCCGGCCAGGTGGCCACCATCGCGCGGCGCTTTCCGCAGGTGCTGCGCGCGCGGCTGGTGGTCAGCGGCGAGATGGCCAACGACCAGATGGTGCTGCAGGTGGAGACCAGCGAAACCGCCGAGGGCCTGGCGCGCCAGCTGGGCGACGCCATCCGCGAGGTGACCAAGCTGCGCGGCGATGTGCAGATGGTGGCCCCGGGCACCCTGCCCAACGACGGCAAGGTGATCGAGGACGCGCGGAGTTACAAGTAG
- a CDS encoding enoyl-CoA hydratase family protein: MKHFIGASNPMREQFNPQASYVAEHFAWSFDGGVGTVTLNRPDRKNPLTFQSYSELRDFFYALRFATDVKAIVVTGAGGNFCSGGDVHEIIGPLTTMTMPELLEFTRMTGDLVKALRACPQPVLGAIDGICAGAGAMMALACDMRYGTEATKTAFLFTRVGLAGADMGACALLPRMIGQGRASELLFTGRAMTAHEGLAWGFFNDLYESADLLANVQATARTLAGGPTFAHGMTKTMLSQEWSMTIEQAIEAEAQAQAICMQTEDFRRAYEAFAARQKPVFQGD, encoded by the coding sequence ATGAAGCATTTCATCGGCGCGAGCAACCCCATGCGCGAGCAGTTCAACCCCCAGGCCAGCTACGTGGCCGAGCATTTCGCGTGGAGCTTCGACGGCGGCGTGGGCACCGTCACGCTCAACCGGCCCGACCGCAAGAACCCGCTCACCTTCCAGAGCTATTCGGAGCTGCGCGATTTTTTCTACGCGCTGCGGTTCGCCACCGACGTCAAGGCCATCGTGGTCACCGGCGCGGGCGGCAACTTCTGCTCGGGCGGCGACGTGCACGAGATCATCGGGCCGCTGACCACCATGACCATGCCCGAGCTGCTGGAGTTCACGCGCATGACGGGCGACCTGGTCAAGGCCCTGCGCGCCTGCCCGCAGCCCGTGCTGGGCGCCATCGACGGCATCTGCGCCGGTGCGGGCGCGATGATGGCGCTGGCCTGCGACATGCGCTACGGCACCGAGGCCACCAAGACTGCGTTCCTGTTCACCCGCGTGGGCCTGGCCGGTGCCGACATGGGCGCCTGCGCGCTGCTGCCCCGGATGATCGGCCAGGGCCGTGCCAGCGAGCTGCTGTTCACCGGCCGCGCGATGACGGCGCACGAGGGTCTGGCCTGGGGCTTCTTCAACGACCTGTATGAAAGCGCCGACCTGCTGGCCAACGTGCAGGCCACCGCGCGCACGCTGGCGGGCGGCCCCACCTTCGCCCATGGCATGACCAAGACCATGCTCAGCCAGGAGTGGAGCATGACCATCGAGCAGGCCATCGAGGCCGAGGCGCAGGCCCAGGCCATCTGCATGCAGACCGAAGATTTCCGACGCGCCTACGAGGCGTTTGCCGCCAGGCAGAAACCTGTGTTCCAGGGAGATTGA
- a CDS encoding MarR family winged helix-turn-helix transcriptional regulator, with the protein MDLEARLHDAAPSEHPEALRLWLRMLTCTQLIEKQVRSHLRAQFDTTLPRFDLMAQLERAPEGMKMKDLSRRMMVTSGNITGITDQLVAEGLVERMDVEGDRRAYLVRLTPQGRQQFIDMARQHEQWIVEAFATLGERDISTLHRLLGKVKEHTQNNSLETTE; encoded by the coding sequence ATGGACCTTGAAGCCCGCCTGCACGACGCCGCCCCCAGCGAGCACCCCGAGGCCCTGCGCCTGTGGCTGCGCATGCTCACCTGCACCCAGCTCATCGAAAAACAGGTGCGCAGCCACCTGCGCGCGCAGTTCGACACCACGCTGCCGCGCTTTGACCTGATGGCGCAGCTGGAACGCGCGCCCGAGGGCATGAAGATGAAGGACCTCTCGCGCCGCATGATGGTGACCAGCGGCAACATCACCGGCATCACCGACCAGCTCGTGGCCGAAGGGCTGGTGGAGCGCATGGACGTGGAAGGCGACCGCCGCGCGTACCTCGTGCGCCTCACGCCGCAGGGCCGCCAGCAGTTCATCGACATGGCGCGCCAGCACGAGCAATGGATCGTGGAGGCCTTCGCCACGCTGGGCGAGCGCGACATCAGCACCCTGCACCGCCTGCTGGGCAAGGTCAAGGAACACACCCAGAACAACTCTTTGGAGACCACGGAATGA
- a CDS encoding acyl-CoA dehydrogenase family protein, which translates to MHVATPPAPRPPSTAHLALPFFDDAHRALAEGLVPWAAAQQVDETDDRAACRDWVQRLGAGGWLRYCVPAEHGGALPALDSRALVLLRETLAYHSPLADFAFAMQGLGSGAITLAGSPAQQAHYLQGVARGELIAAFALSEPEAGSDVGAMQTVATSAYPSSASGQKYSYSLTGTKTWISNGGIADFYCVFSKTDPAGGTRGISAFIVDADTPGLDASRHIHVMAPHPLATLQFDNCTVPATALLGELHGGFKLAMRTLDIFRASVAAAALGMARRALAEAVHHARQRRMFGQTLADFQLTQARIGEMAALVDSAALLTYRAAWLRDEGEKRGGTRVTAEAAMAKMTATENAQRVIDMALQLHGGRGVEVGSKVESLYRDIRSLRIYEGATEVQQLIIGKAVLQE; encoded by the coding sequence ATGCACGTCGCCACCCCCCCGGCCCCCCGCCCGCCCTCGACGGCGCACCTGGCCCTGCCCTTCTTCGACGACGCCCACCGCGCGCTGGCCGAGGGCCTGGTGCCCTGGGCCGCCGCGCAGCAGGTCGATGAGACCGACGACCGCGCCGCCTGCCGCGACTGGGTGCAACGCCTGGGCGCGGGCGGCTGGCTGCGCTACTGCGTGCCCGCCGAACACGGCGGTGCACTGCCCGCGCTGGACTCGCGCGCGTTGGTGCTGCTGCGCGAGACGCTGGCCTACCACTCGCCGCTGGCGGATTTTGCGTTCGCCATGCAGGGCCTGGGCAGCGGCGCCATCACCCTGGCCGGCAGCCCGGCGCAACAGGCGCACTACCTGCAGGGCGTGGCGCGCGGCGAGCTGATCGCGGCGTTCGCGCTCAGCGAGCCCGAGGCAGGTTCCGACGTGGGCGCTATGCAAACAGTAGCTACCAGCGCTTATCCATCAAGCGCTAGCGGCCAAAAATACTCATATTCCCTCACCGGCACCAAGACCTGGATCAGCAACGGCGGCATCGCCGACTTCTACTGCGTGTTCTCCAAGACCGACCCCGCCGGCGGAACGCGCGGCATCAGCGCCTTCATCGTGGACGCCGACACGCCCGGGCTCGACGCCTCGCGCCACATCCACGTGATGGCGCCGCACCCGCTGGCCACGCTGCAGTTCGACAACTGCACCGTGCCCGCCACTGCACTGCTCGGCGAACTGCACGGCGGCTTCAAGCTGGCCATGCGCACGCTCGACATCTTTCGCGCGTCGGTGGCCGCCGCCGCGCTGGGCATGGCGCGCCGCGCGCTGGCCGAGGCCGTGCACCACGCGCGCCAGCGCCGCATGTTCGGCCAGACGCTGGCGGACTTCCAGCTCACGCAGGCCAGGATCGGCGAGATGGCCGCGCTGGTGGACAGCGCCGCGCTGCTCACCTACCGCGCGGCCTGGCTGCGCGACGAGGGCGAAAAGCGCGGTGGCACCCGCGTCACTGCCGAAGCCGCGATGGCAAAAATGACCGCCACCGAAAACGCCCAGCGCGTGATCGACATGGCGCTGCAACTGCACGGCGGGCGCGGCGTGGAAGTGGGCAGCAAGGTCGAGTCGCTGTACCGCGACATCCGCTCGCTGCGCATCTACGAAGGCGCCACCGAAGTGCAGCAACTCATCATCGGCAAGGCCGTCCTGCAGGAGTGA
- a CDS encoding nuclear transport factor 2 family protein yields MIHDPSPLAVVQAQLDAYNARDIEALLATYAADAQQHVLHGERLAHGHAEMRPRFLARFAEPDLHARLLSRTVMGGVVVDLELITRNFPEGLGTLEMLCVYEVAQGRIQRASFAQGEKRLLAAPPSAPP; encoded by the coding sequence ATGATCCACGACCCTTCGCCGCTGGCCGTCGTGCAGGCGCAACTCGATGCCTACAACGCCAGGGACATCGAGGCCCTGCTGGCCACTTACGCCGCCGATGCGCAGCAGCATGTGCTCCATGGAGAACGGCTCGCGCACGGGCATGCTGAAATGCGGCCGCGCTTTCTGGCGCGTTTTGCCGAGCCCGACCTGCATGCGCGGCTGCTGTCGCGCACGGTGATGGGCGGCGTGGTGGTGGACCTCGAACTGATCACGCGCAATTTCCCGGAGGGGCTGGGCACCCTGGAGATGCTCTGCGTCTACGAGGTGGCCCAGGGGCGGATCCAGCGGGCCTCGTTCGCCCAGGGCGAGAAGCGCTTGCTGGCCGCGCCCCCCTCGGCGCCACCGTGA
- a CDS encoding DUF1840 domain-containing protein, whose product MLYKFKSRAAADLIMLEPQGRQIVTIMGKTPGASGIVTAAQIPGAIAALEAAVAAEETLPPPEDASDDAVAEERADTVRLRQRVAPFIEMLKRSAAADVDVVWGV is encoded by the coding sequence ATGCTCTACAAATTCAAGTCCCGCGCTGCCGCCGATCTGATCATGCTGGAGCCGCAAGGGCGGCAGATCGTGACCATCATGGGCAAGACACCCGGTGCGAGCGGCATCGTGACGGCGGCGCAGATCCCGGGCGCCATCGCGGCGCTCGAGGCCGCCGTGGCGGCGGAGGAAACGCTGCCCCCGCCCGAGGACGCCAGCGACGACGCCGTGGCCGAGGAGCGCGCCGACACGGTGCGCCTGCGCCAGCGGGTGGCACCGTTCATCGAGATGCTCAAGCGCAGCGCGGCGGCGGACGTGGACGTGGTCTGGGGCGTGTAG
- a CDS encoding tripartite tricarboxylate transporter substrate binding protein, which produces MAIAAAATLLAPGSAHAQATPAAGGWPTKPVRIVVPFAPGGTTDILARAMAPELSRAFGQQFIVDNRAGAGGNVGAEIVAKSPGDGYTLLMGTVGTHGINRALYAKLPYDPIKDFVPITLVAAVPNVMVMNADKAKAQGIHNVQDFIRVAKASPGKMNMASSGNGTSIHLAGELFKSMTGTFMLHLPYRGSGPALMDMVAGNADVMFDNLPSSMAQIKAGKLTALAVTSSERSSALPDVPTVEQAGGPALKGYEASSWFGLLAPAGTPPDIVHRIQQEVARSLATPAMKERLVAQGAIPGGNTPADFARHIDSEHKKWAQVVKTSGAKVD; this is translated from the coding sequence ATGGCCATCGCGGCGGCCGCCACCCTGCTCGCGCCGGGCTCCGCCCACGCCCAGGCCACGCCCGCCGCGGGGGGCTGGCCCACCAAGCCCGTGCGCATCGTCGTGCCCTTCGCGCCCGGCGGCACCACCGACATCCTGGCCCGCGCGATGGCCCCCGAACTCTCGCGCGCGTTCGGCCAGCAGTTCATCGTGGACAACCGCGCGGGCGCGGGCGGCAACGTGGGCGCCGAGATCGTGGCGAAATCCCCCGGCGACGGCTACACCCTGCTCATGGGCACCGTGGGCACGCACGGCATCAACCGCGCGCTGTACGCCAAGCTGCCGTACGACCCCATCAAGGACTTCGTGCCCATCACCCTGGTGGCCGCCGTGCCCAACGTGATGGTGATGAATGCCGACAAGGCCAAGGCCCAGGGCATCCACAACGTGCAGGACTTCATCCGCGTGGCCAAGGCCAGCCCCGGCAAGATGAACATGGCCTCCAGCGGCAACGGCACGTCCATCCACCTGGCGGGCGAGCTGTTCAAGAGCATGACGGGCACCTTCATGCTGCACCTGCCCTACCGCGGCTCGGGCCCGGCCCTCATGGACATGGTGGCGGGCAATGCGGACGTGATGTTCGACAACCTGCCCTCGTCCATGGCGCAGATCAAGGCGGGCAAGCTCACGGCGCTGGCCGTGACAAGCTCGGAGCGCTCCAGCGCGCTGCCCGACGTGCCCACGGTGGAGCAGGCGGGCGGCCCCGCGCTCAAGGGCTACGAGGCCAGTTCCTGGTTCGGCCTGCTGGCTCCCGCGGGCACGCCCCCCGACATCGTCCACCGCATCCAGCAGGAAGTCGCCAGGTCGCTGGCCACGCCCGCGATGAAGGAACGGCTCGTGGCGCAGGGCGCGATCCCGGGCGGCAATACGCCGGCGGACTTCGCCAGGCACATCGACAGCGAGCACAAGAAGTGGGCGCAGGTGGTGAAGACCTCGGGAGCGAAGGTCGACTGA